In one Candidatus Binatia bacterium genomic region, the following are encoded:
- a CDS encoding ABC transporter ATP-binding protein translates to MSFGGGGFAPGPMFGGLGGQGGQNLPFAGVPEELREKVDRVLEDEPEIPRREIEFDPEDYDRRPFGLWRFLAPHKFALGGALGLVVLETLALQAGPLLTKIAIDSGIRAGKFDVLVGVALTYLVLIGITILTSRARIIVTTRVGADLMVRLRVRLFTHLQRLSLGFFTQEKGGVLFSRMTSDPMSLAQLFHEGLVQLAVQIFTLLVVTAFILTLNVKLALILLLSVIPAMTVMTLWFRSASADRFLAVRDRIADVLAHLQENLAGIRTVTAFNRNAYNTVEHRNIVGDYREANEATSRVNALYGPGSEMVGILGQSILFFVGGNMVLQGELTVGDLAAFILYLTAFFSPIQQLVQLYSVYQQGGAAVVKLREFLAVAPEVRQKSEAYELPPIHGAIELENLDFSYAKDQQVLENLNLQIRPGETFALVGSTGSGKSTIAKLVSRFYEPDRGSVRIDGHDLRDITFRSLRSQVGVIPQEPFLFASSVRDNVAFARPDATDDEVLDACRAVGVIEQVQKLPEGIHTMVHERGVTLSAGERQLLALARAFLAEPRLLVLDEATSNLDLRSEARIEQALDILLEGRTAIIIAHRMATAQRADRIGVVDDGRIVEIGTHEELIFQKGRYAAMFETWAAAGAAERE, encoded by the coding sequence ATGAGTTTTGGCGGTGGCGGCTTTGCCCCGGGACCGATGTTCGGAGGTCTGGGAGGACAGGGAGGGCAGAACCTTCCGTTTGCTGGTGTACCCGAGGAGTTGCGCGAGAAGGTTGATCGGGTTCTCGAGGATGAACCCGAGATTCCTCGCCGAGAGATTGAATTCGACCCCGAGGATTACGACCGTCGCCCCTTCGGGCTCTGGCGATTTCTGGCTCCTCATAAATTCGCGCTCGGCGGTGCTCTCGGTTTGGTTGTTCTCGAAACGCTCGCGCTTCAAGCAGGGCCTCTGCTCACAAAGATCGCCATCGACTCGGGAATTCGCGCCGGAAAGTTTGATGTCCTCGTAGGCGTGGCCCTCACCTATCTCGTCCTGATCGGAATCACGATTCTCACATCTCGAGCGCGGATCATTGTCACCACCCGAGTGGGTGCCGACCTGATGGTTCGCCTCCGCGTTCGCCTCTTTACCCACCTGCAACGTCTATCTCTCGGTTTCTTCACACAGGAAAAGGGCGGCGTTCTGTTCAGCCGGATGACCAGCGACCCCATGTCCCTGGCCCAATTGTTCCATGAAGGACTCGTGCAGCTTGCCGTGCAGATTTTCACTTTGCTCGTGGTCACAGCTTTTATTCTCACTCTGAACGTCAAGCTGGCACTGATTCTCCTGCTCTCGGTGATTCCAGCGATGACCGTAATGACGCTTTGGTTCCGTAGCGCTTCGGCCGATCGCTTTCTCGCGGTGCGGGACAGAATTGCGGATGTTCTCGCCCACCTGCAAGAAAACCTGGCCGGGATCCGAACGGTCACTGCCTTCAACCGCAACGCTTATAATACCGTCGAGCACCGGAATATTGTCGGAGACTATCGAGAGGCAAATGAAGCTACCTCCCGGGTGAACGCATTATACGGCCCAGGGAGCGAAATGGTCGGCATTTTGGGCCAGTCCATCCTCTTTTTCGTGGGCGGCAATATGGTCCTGCAAGGAGAATTGACCGTGGGCGATCTTGCCGCCTTCATTCTCTATCTGACGGCATTTTTCTCGCCCATTCAACAACTCGTGCAATTATATTCAGTTTACCAACAAGGTGGTGCGGCCGTCGTGAAGTTGCGAGAATTTCTCGCCGTTGCCCCTGAAGTTCGTCAGAAGTCCGAAGCCTACGAACTTCCTCCGATTCACGGGGCGATCGAACTGGAGAACCTGGACTTTTCCTACGCCAAGGACCAGCAGGTTCTGGAAAATCTGAACTTGCAAATTCGCCCCGGCGAAACGTTTGCTCTGGTGGGCTCGACCGGATCAGGGAAATCCACAATCGCCAAACTGGTATCTCGCTTCTACGAGCCCGACCGAGGTAGTGTGCGGATCGACGGGCACGACCTTCGCGACATCACCTTTCGCTCTCTTCGATCTCAGGTCGGTGTGATCCCGCAGGAGCCTTTTCTCTTTGCCAGTTCAGTCCGGGACAATGTCGCTTTTGCCCGCCCCGATGCGACCGATGACGAGGTTCTCGACGCCTGCCGCGCCGTCGGTGTGATCGAGCAGGTCCAAAAACTTCCGGAGGGGATCCATACCATGGTTCATGAACGAGGCGTCACTCTTTCCGCAGGGGAGCGACAGTTGCTCGCTCTGGCTCGGGCCTTTCTCGCCGAACCAAGACTGCTGGTCCTGGACGAAGCCACCTCCAATCTCGACCTCCGCTCGGAGGCCCGCATTGAACAAGCTCTCGACATCCTTCTTGAGGGCCGCACCGCGATTATCATCGCCCACCGAATGGCCACAGCACAAAGAGCCGATCGAATCGGAGTCGTCGATGATGGCCGGATAGTTGAAATTGGAACCCACGAAGAGCTGATCTTCCAAAAAGGTCGCTATGCAGCCATGTTCGAGACTTGGGCCGCTGCTGGAGCAGCCGAGAGAGAGTAA
- a CDS encoding vanadium-dependent haloperoxidase, whose amino-acid sequence MRKILPIFLILILMPATSFWATPVHGQEAHSAARHWNEQALAAVRLDFARPTVIARNLFHLSIAMYDAWAAYDEVAAPVLFGERPVSVDPAMDREIAVSFAAYGVLRSRFAGSPNAGATLSALENQMIALGHDPTNQTLVGDSAQAVGNRIAARVLEFGRTDGANEAGDFENRWYTPVNPPLLPALPGNPDLVNWNQWQPLALSFFVDQSGNIIIGGSPDFLSPEWGDVTPFGLSPIDRTLRQRAGNTWTVWMDPGPPPLMGSDREDEYRRNFEMVLAWSKHLSPDNEAVWDISPAGIGAAYVPDSAADWEDFYNFTEGGDGSTGYPANPVSGEIYTPQLVQRGDYVRVLAEFWADGPGSETPPGHWFQIRNQVMDHPQFERRMGGAGPEIEPLEWDTKSYLLLGGAMHDAAITAWSLKGFYDFIRPISVIRAMAERGQSSDPAQASYHPEGLRLIPDLIEMVTYETTRVRKKHRHLRGNEGKVAVHAWRGPDFINNPLRDTAGVGWILAEEWWPYQRPSFVTPFFAGYVSGHSTFSRAAANVLHRITGSPYFPGGLAEFVAEKNEFLVFEDGPSETVRLQWASYYDAANQCSLSRIWGGIHPPADDLPGREIGDQVALGAWDRAQQYWTGAVPGLSIALFELPIAQEDLFYEVDLGIAGGTTPYECRLISGDLPEGLVLTADGRIRGTPERRRRAETIVIGVEDALGVPAQRSFEIESVSAMNVGARRFRRGREGKKYKMRLRPKRGVPPYSISIAAGALPAGLFINDEKYRVEGTPSESGFFPLTLEIQDSIGAKRTLQGELFVRPAK is encoded by the coding sequence ATGAGAAAAATTCTGCCGATTTTCCTGATTCTGATCCTTATGCCGGCGACCAGTTTTTGGGCGACTCCGGTGCACGGGCAGGAAGCTCATAGCGCCGCGCGGCATTGGAACGAGCAGGCTTTGGCGGCAGTTCGGCTCGATTTTGCTCGCCCTACCGTCATTGCGCGGAACCTTTTTCATCTTTCCATCGCGATGTACGACGCGTGGGCTGCGTACGATGAGGTGGCTGCGCCGGTGCTGTTTGGAGAAAGACCCGTCTCGGTCGATCCTGCCATGGATCGCGAGATTGCAGTCAGCTTCGCGGCTTATGGCGTCTTGCGGTCTCGATTCGCCGGTTCGCCGAATGCAGGGGCGACTCTGTCGGCACTCGAAAACCAGATGATCGCACTCGGCCATGACCCGACGAATCAGACTCTTGTCGGCGATTCGGCTCAGGCCGTCGGAAATCGTATCGCTGCTCGCGTCCTCGAATTCGGGCGAACCGATGGGGCGAACGAGGCCGGAGATTTCGAGAACCGATGGTACACTCCCGTGAACCCGCCATTGCTCCCGGCATTGCCGGGGAATCCGGATCTGGTCAATTGGAACCAATGGCAGCCTCTGGCGCTTTCGTTTTTTGTGGACCAGTCCGGAAATATAATCATTGGCGGCTCGCCCGATTTTCTCAGCCCGGAATGGGGCGACGTGACCCCCTTCGGTCTTTCGCCCATCGATCGGACGCTTCGCCAGCGGGCCGGCAACACCTGGACGGTATGGATGGATCCTGGTCCGCCGCCCTTGATGGGATCGGACAGGGAAGACGAATATCGCCGAAATTTTGAAATGGTCCTCGCGTGGTCGAAGCACCTCTCGCCGGATAATGAGGCCGTTTGGGATATTTCCCCCGCCGGTATTGGTGCTGCCTACGTCCCGGACTCGGCCGCCGACTGGGAAGATTTCTATAATTTCACGGAAGGCGGGGACGGCTCGACGGGTTATCCCGCGAACCCGGTTTCCGGTGAAATCTATACGCCACAGCTCGTCCAGCGCGGTGATTATGTCCGCGTTCTGGCGGAGTTTTGGGCGGATGGCCCGGGCTCGGAAACTCCTCCGGGGCATTGGTTTCAGATTCGGAATCAAGTGATGGACCATCCACAGTTCGAGAGACGGATGGGCGGTGCAGGACCGGAAATCGAGCCTCTGGAATGGGATACGAAATCCTACCTGCTTCTCGGCGGGGCGATGCATGATGCGGCGATCACGGCATGGAGCCTCAAGGGTTTTTACGATTTCATTCGACCGATTTCCGTCATTCGCGCCATGGCCGAGCGCGGTCAGAGCTCGGACCCCGCGCAAGCGTCCTATCATCCGGAGGGTCTCCGGCTGATTCCGGATTTGATAGAAATGGTGACTTACGAGACGACTCGAGTTCGGAAGAAGCACCGACACCTCCGGGGGAATGAGGGCAAAGTAGCCGTCCATGCCTGGCGCGGGCCCGATTTCATCAATAATCCACTCCGCGATACCGCGGGGGTCGGATGGATCCTGGCCGAGGAATGGTGGCCCTATCAGCGACCGTCTTTTGTAACCCCGTTTTTTGCGGGGTACGTGTCCGGCCATAGTACATTCAGTCGAGCCGCGGCCAACGTTTTGCATCGCATTACTGGCTCGCCATATTTCCCCGGGGGACTCGCAGAATTCGTCGCCGAGAAGAATGAATTCCTGGTTTTCGAAGACGGCCCCAGTGAAACGGTCCGTCTGCAGTGGGCCTCCTATTATGATGCGGCCAATCAATGCTCTCTCTCCAGGATCTGGGGCGGAATTCATCCTCCGGCAGATGATCTCCCCGGCCGCGAGATTGGGGATCAGGTGGCTCTGGGAGCCTGGGATCGCGCACAGCAGTATTGGACGGGCGCAGTTCCCGGTCTTTCGATCGCGCTATTCGAATTGCCGATCGCGCAGGAAGACCTCTTCTACGAAGTCGATCTCGGGATTGCCGGGGGGACGACACCGTACGAATGCCGGTTGATCTCCGGTGATCTACCCGAGGGATTGGTCCTGACGGCGGATGGTCGCATTCGGGGCACGCCGGAGCGGCGCCGTCGAGCTGAAACGATCGTGATTGGTGTCGAGGATGCCTTGGGCGTGCCAGCCCAGCGATCCTTTGAAATCGAGTCCGTGAGCGCGATGAACGTCGGTGCCCGGCGATTCCGTCGGGGCCGCGAGGGCAAGAAATATAAAATGCGCTTGCGTCCAAAACGCGGCGTTCCTCCCTACTCAATTTCGATCGCGGCGGGTGCTCTTCCTGCAGGACTTTTCATCAACGATGAAAAATATCGAGTCGAGGGTACGCCCAGCGAGTCCGGCTTCTTCCCGCTGACCTTGGAAATCCAGGATTCTATCGGAGCAAAGCGCACGCTGCAGGGTGAACTGTTCGTTCGACCGGCGAAGTAA
- a CDS encoding enoyl-CoA hydratase-related protein encodes MAENPILQELDEEGVLLVTMNRPDKKNAFNDPQWDGMRDALREARENPAVAVVVLTGAGRDFSSGQDLSAFNQASEARDDGNPNGFQGCVDAVFAFDKPLLAAVKGVAVGGGCTLAVACDIVYVGESVRMRLPFASLGLVPELASSYTLQSAIGRQRAAELFFTAEWIHADRAVEVGMAARKFSDEELLAATMSKAREIAQWPVSALMGIKQTLQVANRGGIDAARVAEDEGMVQHAGSPENMEAVMAFMEKRPADFKKFRR; translated from the coding sequence ATGGCTGAAAATCCGATCCTCCAGGAACTCGATGAAGAGGGCGTCCTTCTCGTCACGATGAATCGCCCCGACAAGAAGAATGCCTTCAATGACCCGCAATGGGACGGGATGCGCGACGCCTTGCGAGAGGCGCGCGAAAATCCGGCGGTCGCGGTCGTGGTCCTGACCGGCGCTGGTCGCGACTTTTCCTCCGGGCAGGACCTCTCGGCATTCAATCAGGCGTCGGAAGCACGCGACGATGGAAACCCGAACGGTTTTCAGGGATGTGTCGATGCGGTTTTTGCGTTCGACAAGCCGCTATTGGCTGCGGTCAAGGGCGTCGCCGTCGGTGGCGGGTGCACGCTCGCGGTGGCATGCGATATCGTCTACGTGGGCGAGAGTGTCCGGATGCGCCTGCCCTTTGCCAGCCTGGGCCTCGTTCCCGAGCTTGCGAGCAGCTACACGCTGCAATCGGCGATTGGACGGCAACGTGCCGCGGAATTATTTTTCACCGCCGAATGGATTCATGCTGATCGAGCCGTTGAGGTAGGGATGGCGGCCCGGAAGTTCTCTGACGAGGAACTATTGGCGGCAACCATGAGCAAAGCTCGCGAAATCGCGCAGTGGCCCGTCTCTGCGTTGATGGGCATCAAGCAAACCCTTCAGGTGGCCAACCGCGGTGGCATTGATGCCGCGCGAGTTGCCGAAGATGAGGGCATGGTTCAACACGCAGGATCGCCGGAAAATATGGAGGCTGTCATGGCCTTCATGGAAAAAAGGCCTGCGGACTTCAAGAAGTTTCGCCGCTAG
- a CDS encoding transmembrane 220 family protein, translating into MRWLEIVASLVFLAFAGVQINDPDSLPWVLIYSGTAGVSLAFGLGRISPILLNFWLLTCLLPAIPLLGDLVGAPLSSYASFGMADLGAERARESAGLLLAASWTAFLRRRNAKESATTSRRAAILVLALPFLGGCALATPWSSAPPPIEAIQIPAEVPQKLSARSHVLRRLHNPRGTLLANDGTLLVAVAGTGTERSDGGILRFQLDAGGHPRSPATLLANQHSQNLLALVRRDEVFGVAAIKAGENEIRATAAYYEGPSRILTIDDSRVRTVGDVAGNLNDIVWHPGEKRWFAVSSSANELLRLSESGAPVTITSFPALEGGQEAVPGYLRHDPRTDELLVSLFSGSPLGEAGGDGTEIIHGAGKVVSVDPQTGTTRDLVTGLTAPTDLELSADGNTLWILELCDSFVGPVRNRREMADTTTHGGFRRFSGRLLQIDRTAGTVEEIARQLDTPTNLSSAGGWLLISTGMGTSGRQIPGPDRIDLPLEGRVEAVRVSSESFAQKKSCSPTRILRRRFSQRSLLGR; encoded by the coding sequence ATGCGCTGGTTGGAGATCGTCGCTAGTTTGGTGTTTCTCGCGTTTGCCGGGGTGCAAATCAATGATCCGGATTCCCTGCCCTGGGTCCTGATCTACAGCGGCACCGCAGGCGTATCTCTGGCCTTCGGACTTGGCCGAATCTCTCCGATTCTGCTGAATTTCTGGCTTCTGACATGCCTATTGCCCGCGATTCCCCTGCTTGGCGATCTTGTGGGGGCCCCACTTTCGTCCTACGCCAGTTTCGGAATGGCCGATCTCGGCGCCGAACGCGCCCGCGAAAGCGCGGGCCTGCTGCTCGCCGCGAGCTGGACGGCCTTTCTGCGTAGGAGAAACGCGAAAGAATCGGCAACAACCAGCAGGCGAGCCGCGATTCTCGTTCTGGCGCTTCCCTTTCTCGGAGGTTGCGCGCTGGCGACACCGTGGTCGTCCGCTCCTCCACCCATCGAGGCGATACAAATCCCGGCGGAAGTCCCGCAAAAATTATCCGCGCGCAGCCATGTACTTCGTCGACTTCATAACCCCCGGGGGACACTCCTCGCGAACGACGGAACGCTTCTGGTGGCGGTCGCCGGCACCGGGACCGAGCGATCCGATGGGGGAATCCTCCGCTTCCAACTCGACGCCGGTGGACATCCCCGGTCACCGGCAACCCTTCTGGCCAATCAGCATTCGCAAAATCTTCTCGCGCTGGTTCGCCGGGACGAAGTTTTCGGGGTGGCGGCGATCAAAGCTGGCGAAAATGAGATTCGCGCCACCGCGGCCTATTACGAAGGACCCTCGCGAATTCTCACCATCGACGACAGTCGCGTGCGCACGGTAGGCGACGTGGCAGGAAATCTGAATGATATCGTCTGGCATCCCGGAGAAAAACGATGGTTTGCGGTATCGAGCTCCGCCAATGAACTGTTGAGGCTTTCCGAAAGCGGCGCTCCGGTCACTATCACCTCCTTTCCTGCACTCGAGGGGGGGCAGGAAGCGGTTCCGGGCTACCTTCGTCATGACCCCCGGACCGACGAACTTCTCGTGAGCCTTTTCTCCGGTTCGCCACTCGGTGAAGCCGGCGGGGACGGCACCGAAATCATTCACGGAGCCGGAAAGGTTGTGAGCGTCGATCCGCAGACAGGCACCACACGCGATCTGGTTACCGGCCTGACCGCCCCGACCGATCTCGAGCTTTCAGCCGATGGGAATACGCTCTGGATCCTCGAACTCTGCGACAGCTTTGTCGGCCCCGTCCGCAATCGCCGCGAAATGGCTGACACAACAACGCATGGCGGATTCCGTCGTTTTTCCGGTCGCCTTCTGCAAATCGATCGCACTGCCGGAACCGTCGAGGAGATCGCCCGACAACTCGATACGCCAACAAACCTGTCATCGGCCGGTGGATGGCTATTAATCTCCACCGGAATGGGCACTTCCGGCCGACAGATCCCGGGCCCCGACAGGATAGACCTACCGCTGGAAGGCCGCGTCGAAGCCGTTCGGGTCTCGAGCGAATCCTTTGCGCAAAAAAAGTCCTGCAGCCCGACCCGAATTTTACGTCGCCGGTTCTCGCAGCGCAGCCTGCTCGGGCGATAG
- a CDS encoding efflux RND transporter periplasmic adaptor subunit has protein sequence MFSVCQKKLFILCFIPFLPLAACGEKRPEESTKTIADDTTQQAAVRVLVAEAKRDKLEVRPSATGLTRAFQRAQVAAEVSGRVLQRAAEPGASVRAGDPLLKLDPTRTELALREAEAGVVSRQTDLDEATRSARRGEELSAEKAISDSELDRLRSRRDRAAAALSLAEVHLARALQDLADTTVRAPFDGIVESIDADPGDFLRAGTPVAMVVDLARVRVHAGVTASEASRLAVGDPVQIVFDAGSGRPFEALVQSIGQVANPRTGNFSVEVWMPNADRSIRDGITATLAFNPSTESDGPLVPRAALARSPRGAVVFVVEGAGEIQRATRRMVRLGRSDQDKVEILDGVQAGEMVVTDGHFALNDGSPVLIDRNNGT, from the coding sequence ATGTTCTCAGTTTGCCAGAAAAAGCTCTTTATTCTTTGCTTTATTCCCTTTCTGCCGCTCGCAGCTTGCGGCGAGAAGCGCCCTGAGGAATCGACGAAAACGATCGCGGACGACACGACTCAGCAGGCCGCGGTTCGTGTTCTCGTCGCCGAGGCCAAGCGGGATAAATTGGAGGTGCGCCCCAGCGCGACCGGACTCACGCGTGCCTTCCAGCGGGCCCAAGTGGCTGCCGAAGTCAGCGGGCGAGTCCTTCAGCGCGCCGCCGAACCCGGGGCGTCGGTGCGCGCCGGCGACCCCCTCCTCAAACTCGACCCCACCCGCACCGAACTCGCCCTGAGGGAAGCTGAAGCTGGTGTGGTTTCCCGACAAACAGACCTGGACGAGGCCACGCGGAGTGCCCGACGCGGCGAGGAATTGTCTGCAGAAAAAGCCATCAGCGATAGCGAATTGGATCGCCTGCGTTCGCGGCGCGATCGCGCCGCAGCCGCCTTGAGCCTCGCCGAGGTTCATCTTGCACGCGCACTGCAAGACCTCGCGGACACGACCGTTCGAGCGCCATTCGACGGGATTGTGGAGAGCATCGATGCCGATCCGGGTGACTTCCTCCGTGCCGGAACGCCGGTCGCGATGGTCGTCGATCTCGCGCGCGTCCGGGTCCACGCAGGAGTGACCGCGAGCGAAGCATCGCGATTGGCCGTTGGTGACCCCGTGCAAATCGTATTCGACGCCGGAAGTGGGCGGCCCTTTGAGGCCTTGGTTCAAAGTATTGGCCAAGTCGCCAATCCACGTACGGGCAACTTTTCCGTAGAGGTCTGGATGCCAAACGCGGACCGATCCATTCGCGATGGCATCACGGCGACGCTGGCGTTCAACCCTTCCACCGAGAGTGATGGCCCTCTCGTCCCGCGGGCCGCCCTTGCACGTTCGCCCCGGGGCGCCGTGGTTTTTGTCGTCGAAGGCGCGGGCGAGATCCAGAGAGCAACGCGCAGGATGGTCCGCCTGGGTCGGAGCGATCAGGACAAGGTCGAAATTCTCGATGGAGTTCAAGCAGGAGAAATGGTGGTCACCGATGGCCATTTCGCCTTGAACGATGGCTCACCTGTCCTCATCGACAGAAACAACGGGACTTGA
- a CDS encoding ABC transporter ATP-binding protein, protein MTPTVPVNTTSSDPTASGSAPEPEPSAAADAHARFAAPRGTIHPDRDLGWIRRLWPVVAGHRGIFAIALGASVVSLLCGVAVPRIMMAAIDQALDQRTEPLSGFIFLIAGLGLLRGVGGYISRSFLFRVAYAIENDLRVMLFEHFSRLSFSFYDRVQSGQLISRANSDIRTLQLFLTFGPLMSLTLLSFAAAIGLMLTISIPLTIVTILPLPFVAILGARLGRLTFPISWIVQARQADLATTVEENLSGVRVVKAFAGERSQIEQFDQIARQLQWINVRQAEVQAANAPAMEAMPRIGTAMVLLVGGWLTLEGHLTIGAIVAFTTYVVMLQAPFRMFGFFLMMLQRAAASALRIYEVLDEDPEVVDRMHATDLHQPSGALEFRNVFFRYGDGPQVLENFSLEIPAGESIAIVGRTGCGKSTIGRLLARFYEVNDGAVLVDGEDIRDFTLNSLRAQVGVVAEDPFLFTAAIHENIAYARPSATRAEVREAARAAGAFEFIENLPDGFDTVIGERGYDLSGGQRQRISIARSLLANPKILILDDATSAIDVHVERSIHDKLRDLLANRTTMIIAHRLSTIALADRVILIDDGQVVADGKHLDLMRTEPRYAEVLAHFSDEEEEEAAP, encoded by the coding sequence ATGACCCCCACAGTGCCGGTCAACACCACCAGTTCCGATCCCACCGCCTCGGGGTCTGCTCCAGAGCCAGAACCTTCGGCAGCAGCCGACGCGCATGCTCGCTTCGCCGCCCCTCGCGGCACCATTCATCCGGACCGCGATCTGGGCTGGATTCGACGACTCTGGCCGGTGGTCGCAGGCCACCGCGGTATCTTTGCAATCGCGCTTGGGGCCTCCGTTGTCAGCCTGCTCTGCGGAGTTGCCGTGCCCCGCATCATGATGGCTGCCATCGATCAAGCCCTCGACCAGCGCACTGAGCCGCTATCGGGATTCATTTTTCTGATTGCAGGGCTGGGACTTCTGCGCGGTGTCGGTGGGTATATCAGTCGATCCTTCCTGTTTCGGGTAGCCTACGCGATCGAGAACGACCTGCGCGTGATGCTTTTCGAGCATTTCTCCCGCCTTTCTTTTTCCTTCTATGACCGCGTACAATCCGGGCAACTCATCTCACGCGCCAACTCCGATATCCGCACGCTACAACTCTTTCTGACTTTCGGACCTCTTATGTCGCTCACCCTGCTTTCCTTCGCTGCGGCTATCGGACTCATGCTGACCATCAGCATTCCGCTGACGATCGTCACGATTCTTCCCCTTCCCTTTGTCGCGATCCTCGGCGCGCGGCTCGGCCGCCTCACCTTCCCGATCTCCTGGATTGTGCAGGCGCGACAGGCCGATCTGGCCACTACCGTTGAGGAGAATTTATCCGGCGTCCGGGTCGTAAAGGCATTTGCCGGCGAGCGTTCTCAAATCGAGCAATTTGATCAGATCGCGCGTCAGCTCCAATGGATCAATGTGCGACAGGCCGAGGTTCAGGCCGCCAACGCGCCAGCCATGGAAGCCATGCCCAGAATCGGGACGGCCATGGTGCTGCTCGTCGGTGGCTGGCTGACGCTCGAAGGGCACCTCACGATCGGTGCGATCGTTGCCTTCACGACCTATGTCGTAATGCTTCAGGCGCCATTTCGGATGTTCGGATTTTTCCTGATGATGCTCCAACGTGCTGCTGCCTCTGCCCTGCGGATCTATGAAGTCCTCGACGAGGATCCCGAGGTTGTGGACCGGATGCATGCGACCGACCTGCACCAACCCTCCGGCGCTCTCGAGTTCAGAAATGTTTTCTTCCGCTACGGAGACGGACCTCAAGTCCTTGAAAATTTCTCTCTGGAAATTCCGGCCGGAGAATCGATAGCGATTGTCGGACGGACAGGCTGTGGAAAATCGACCATAGGGCGACTTCTGGCTCGGTTCTATGAAGTCAATGATGGTGCTGTCCTGGTCGATGGCGAAGACATCCGGGATTTCACCCTGAACAGCCTGCGCGCACAGGTAGGCGTCGTTGCGGAAGATCCATTTCTTTTCACCGCTGCGATCCATGAAAATATTGCCTACGCTCGACCCTCAGCCACGCGAGCGGAGGTTCGAGAAGCTGCGCGTGCTGCGGGGGCATTCGAGTTCATAGAAAATCTGCCCGATGGTTTCGATACGGTGATCGGCGAGCGGGGCTACGACCTGTCTGGCGGACAGCGACAGCGAATCTCCATCGCGCGATCTCTCCTCGCGAATCCAAAAATCCTGATTCTCGATGACGCGACCAGCGCCATCGATGTCCACGTTGAGCGTTCCATTCATGACAAACTTCGTGACCTGCTCGCGAACCGAACCACCATGATCATCGCGCACAGACTTTCGACAATCGCCCTGGCCGACCGAGTGATTCTGATCGATGACGGTCAGGTCGTTGCCGATGGAAAACACCTCGACCTGATGCGCACCGAGCCGCGCTATGCCGAGGTATTGGCTCATTTCAGCGATGAGGAAGAAGAAGAGGCGGCACCATGA
- a CDS encoding SDR family NAD(P)-dependent oxidoreductase — MRDFKNKIAVITGAGTGMGRALACQLSAAGCHLALCDILMENLEETVRLARAEAPDGLRISTHHCDVSQEPDVENFRDEVQREHQTEAIHLLFNNAGVGGGGSFVNDPRESWEKTFNICWFGVYYSARAFMPLLVAADDGYIVNTSSVNGFWASLGPHTAHSAYSASKFAVKGFTEALITDLRMNAPHVKAAVVMPGHIGTGIVANSARIHGAPKAGDMGPKDLLGVRTRMKRMGLDADALSDDQVRGIVAQQAIDFEKKAPLTAEGAAEIILDGVREERWRILVGNDAEAIDALVRESPEQAYDADFHVRVMKIFQDGQQKKTAE; from the coding sequence ATGCGAGATTTCAAAAATAAGATAGCTGTGATCACAGGTGCCGGCACAGGAATGGGCCGAGCGCTTGCCTGCCAATTATCCGCAGCCGGATGCCACCTCGCCCTCTGCGATATTCTGATGGAAAATCTGGAAGAGACCGTCCGCCTCGCCCGAGCTGAGGCACCCGACGGTTTGCGGATCTCGACACACCATTGCGACGTCTCGCAAGAACCCGATGTTGAAAATTTTCGCGACGAGGTTCAGCGCGAACATCAGACAGAAGCCATCCATTTACTATTCAATAATGCAGGTGTTGGTGGCGGCGGAAGCTTTGTGAATGATCCGCGAGAGAGCTGGGAAAAGACGTTCAATATTTGCTGGTTCGGTGTCTACTATAGTGCGCGAGCATTCATGCCCCTGCTCGTCGCAGCCGATGACGGCTACATCGTCAACACGAGCAGCGTGAATGGCTTCTGGGCCAGTCTGGGCCCCCATACCGCTCACTCAGCCTACAGCGCCTCCAAATTCGCAGTGAAGGGTTTCACCGAAGCCTTGATCACGGATTTGCGAATGAACGCGCCCCACGTCAAGGCAGCTGTAGTCATGCCGGGTCATATTGGCACGGGCATCGTCGCGAACTCCGCACGTATCCATGGAGCCCCCAAAGCGGGCGATATGGGCCCCAAAGACTTGCTTGGGGTGCGAACCCGCATGAAGCGTATGGGTCTGGACGCTGATGCTCTCAGCGACGATCAGGTGCGTGGCATTGTCGCGCAGCAGGCGATCGATTTCGAGAAAAAAGCGCCGCTGACCGCAGAAGGCGCAGCCGAGATCATCCTTGATGGGGTGCGAGAGGAACGTTGGCGGATCCTCGTCGGTAACGATGCCGAAGCCATCGATGCACTCGTTCGAGAATCTCCGGAACAAGCCTACGATGCCGACTTCCATGTGAGAGTGATGAAAATCTTTCAGGATGGTCAGCAAAAAAAGACGGCTGAGTAG